The Hippopotamus amphibius kiboko isolate mHipAmp2 chromosome 3, mHipAmp2.hap2, whole genome shotgun sequence genomic interval ggcggtgggggggggggggtcgtcaCCCTGAGCCCCCAACCCGAGCCCCCACGCgcccaccccctctgcccccagccccgccctgcGTACTCATCTCCATGAACTCGTCGAACAGGCTGAAAGTGTTGACCGGGTTCAGGCGGTAGTTGTGCTGCCAGTGCCTCAGCTCGGGGTCCTGGGACATGGCCCGCATCGAGCGACATTTGTGGGCCAGCCACCTGGGGGGGAGGAGAaccgggtggggggcggggaggggggctgagGGCCCCTCGGGGCGGATGGCTCTGGGAGGTGGGGTCCTGCAGGTTCAGATGACCCCTGCCGTGAGGGAGGTGCCCGAGGAGGGAGGGGGTCCTCACGGGCGCAGGTACTCCATGCAGTTGCTGAGCGTCTGTTTCAGACCCATGATGGTGGCCATTTGCACGAACAGGTCCATCATGCAGCCGCTGAGATGGCACTGCGGGGGCAAGGATGGGAGGTCGAGCTCGGGTCGTGGGGGTGTCCAcggggagagcgggagggagggcagtTCAGGAAAAGGGCAGTAAGGCCTCCAGGACAGACTGACCTCCTCCAGCTTCCACAGCCCTGCCAGGCGCACAGACTTCCCCGGGTGACCATTGATCCTGGGAAGGACaggaggctgagggaggggcaggacctTGCCTCTGACTGGGTgtgggcaggggggcggggggggggagtagTGGGCCCTGGCAGGATGGAAGGAGACCCACCCCGCAGGTGAGCAGAGGCTGGGTGCTGGATGTGCGGCTCATACCCAGACACACCCGTGGGCGCACAGGCCAGCGtgcgcacacacgtgcacagggGACAGCTCAGCTGTTCACAGGCTCAGACAAGGCCCAGGagtggcctcagtttctcccatgGTAACTGCACATAGGGCTACTTTGTGTTTAAATCACCTGATTTCCATGataaaaacatgatttaaaaaagtaTGTATTAAACCAAATGTCAGGCTCATGCTGAATGGTGAAATCCTGTAAGCACTCCTGTTACCATTCATGACAACTACTATTCCAGAATAGTGtaaatttgcaaaagaaaaaattatttttgacaatACAATTATATATCTGGAAAAGCAGAGTATATCAACTGAGCAACTGGGCAGCTAAACCCACTGACAAATGCTCACAGTAGACACGATTGATACCAAGCGCgactcccttccccttccctttcctagATGCAACAGAACCACTGAGAAATGTAGCAGGAGGAAATACATGTCACACATAGcagcaaaaactgtaaaataattagAGTGAAATTAACAGGAAATCTGAGGGACCATatgaagaaaactagaaaacagcTAAAGAACATTAAAACAAGACTTGAATAGAGAAGTCCTTGTTCTTTGATAGGAAAACTTAGGGTTGTATTTTTGTGATAGAATGACAGGCCCCCAAAGACACCatgtcctaattcctggaacctgtgaatatgtcatCTGACGTGGCAGCTGGTGTTCCGGTTGccaatcagctgaccttaaagtGGAGAGAGAATCTGGGATTCTCTGGGTGTGCCCTTaaatgaggaagagggagagccATAGAGGGCAGGATGAGAAGGACTCAGCCTGACTCCGATGGCTCTgcagacaggagggaggggccaggcagCCTCTAGCAGCTGAAAAAAACAAGTGTGTATTCTGCCCTAGGCCTCCAGacagagcacagccctgctgacaccttgattttagcccagtgagacccatgttgGACTcttggcctctagaactgtacaCAATGTGTGTTGTCTAAAGCCACGAAGTTGTGGTCagtaatagaaaattaatacagtgTCTATGTCAATTTTACCTAAAAGAAAGTATAATTTCACTGTAATCTTAAGCTAAGTCCCACAGAATTTTAATGGAGTtcgacaaaaattattttaaagttcacCTAGAATAATAAACGTAAATaactacaaaaaaaggaaaagtgaaaaagaagagaaaaagaaaattaacgcCAGCCCTATCTGACAGTAGAGCGTAACACGGGAATAATTACACAGCAAGGTACTGGACTAAAATTACCAGCATCCACAAAAGACCAAAATATCCAGGTGAATGATGGAGCTTGGAATGTGGCagaagggtggtggtggtgatggaacAGTCAACAAATGGCTTGGGGACAACTGGCAGTCGCTTGAACAACAGAACAggcttccctcctttttttttttttttttcttttttttttttattttttaaggcgcacgggcttagttgctccgtggcatgtggaatcttcccagggcagggctcgaacccgtgtcccttgcattggcaggcggattctttaccactgcgccacctaggaagtcccaggcttCCCTCCTTTGCCCCCTGCAGCAAAACAAATTCCTGTGATTCCTTCTGAATCAAAGAATGAAGGTTTAAAATGTGGAAACCATAACCAACTAAAGGAAGTCAGAGctgaacacatttttaattttgaggaggGGGAGGCCTTTTTGAGCACGGCATGAAAAACAGGAATTATAAAGGAATGTGCTGATAAACCTCGTGACAAAAAAGAAACTGCCTCCAGAGGAACACGAGTGGCTGGACAGGCTTTCACCTCCTTTTCCCAGAGATGCCACATACAGGGGCACAGAAGGGCCCAGACTCGGGCGTCTGTCTTCTTACTGTTGGACCCTGAGGTAGTTTCTTAGCCTTTCTGTGCCTGGGTCAACTCATCTGTGAGGTGGGGTTTAGAGTCCCTGCCCCATAGGGCTCCTGTGCAGTGAGGGCCAATGGATGTGGGCACTTAGGATAGAATGCGAGTGTCAGCGGACAGGAGTTATCATAAAGACATACCCCATCCTGCCAGGGAAAACCAACTCAGTCCTTCCTTCTTCAACATGAACACAGAGCTACAAATCTTTAGTCACGAGGAAAACCAGCTGCACAAAGAGAAGGACTAGGATAAAGGAACAGGAAGATGGACCCTCAGGAGATGAGATAATGAGGAGACAGATGAGAACTTAAGGGGGAAAAAGAACACTGGTATCTTCAAGAGAGTACTGTATCTATGGGAATAAGAAAAGGACGCTATAAACAAAATAGAGGACAAAAAAAAGCCCTCTTGGAAATTAAGACTTTAACTGTTacacttaatatcaaaaaaacaaacaacccaatcaaaaaatgggcagaagacctacataggcatttctccaaagaagacatacggttggccaagaggcatatgaaaatctgctgaacatcactaattattagagaaatgcaaatcaaaactacaatgaggtatcacctcacaccagttagaatgggcatcatcagaaaatctacaaacagtaaatgctggagagagtgtggagaaaagggaacactcttgcactgttggtgggaatgtaaatggagacagccaccatggagaacagtatggagtttccttgaaaaactaaaaatagagtttgcatatgacccagcaatcccactgttgggcatatacccagagaaaaccataatgcaaaaagacacatacactccaactgcagcactatttacaatagccaggacatggaagcaacctaaatgtccatcaacagatgaatggataaaaaggatgtggtacgtatatacaatggaatatcactcagctgtaaaaagcaatgaaactgggacatttgtagagacatggatggacctagagacagtcatacagggtgaagtgagtcagaaagagaaaaacaaatatcgtatattaacatatatatgcggactatagaaaaatggtacaaatcaacccgtttgcaaggcagaaatagagacacagatgtagagaacaaacatggacaccaagtggggaaagcggggagggttaggggggaatgaattgggagattgggataccaaattgtactctaaatatatgcagtttattgtaaaaagtaaaaaaaataaaaagttaaaaatatatatatatataaagcaacaaACAGCTAGaatgagggaagagggaggggtgaTATAGGAGTAGGGgataagaggcacaaactactatgtgtagaataagctacaaggatatattgtacaacatgggtatatagccaatattttataataactataaagggagtataacctttaaaaattgtgaatcactatattgtatacctgtatcttatataatattgtacaactatatttcaataaaaaaataaaacagaggaaaaaaaaaaagaatccacctgccaatgcaggggacataggttcgatccctggtctgggaagatcccacatgccacagagcaactaagcctgtgagccacagctcttgagcctgcatgccacaactactgaagcccatgagcctagagcccgtgctccgcaacaagagaagccaccacaatgagaagcccaagcactgcaacgaagagtagcccccgcttgccacaactagtgaaagcacgtgcacagcaacaaagccccaatgcagccaacaaataaataaataaataaattttaaaataaataaataaaacatgacatGATTTTAAGAAACTGATAGAGTCAGAAGAGAATCCACTTGACCTTGATGTTACAAAAATGCTCAGATGATATGAACAATTTATAGGAAGAGAAATTTAATGGCCAATAAATATCTGGAAAGATGCTGGATTCTCACTAGTAGGTATTAATAAGGCATCTTTAAAGATGAACAGTCTTTGTTCATCAGATCAACATGGAGTGTGCAGTCACATACACAGTGTGTGGCTTTGTGCATCAGCACAGCATTTTTGGAGGTTGCTTGCGCAATGTCTCTCTCCATTTAAATGCGCACTCCCAACTTTCTATTGAAATGGCTGGCTGCTGACGCCCTCTGCCTGGCATCACCTCAGAGGTGGAGGGGAACTGGCAAGGCCTGCAGCCCACTCGAGACATCATGCTGCATCTGAGGGTGCAGGGCAGACATCTgaacagcctcgcaaccctgccTGAGAGGCTGGAACACCCTCAGGCTTGGGTACCTCTGGTAGACTGGGGGCACCCGCTAATGGGATGCAGGCCCAGCTGAACCCCTGGGCCTCCTAACCAACCCCTAATCCCCCCACCGCACACACACAAGAAGACAGAGACACTTCTAGAGGGTCGAACAACCAAAGATTCAGATCACAGGGTTGGGCCTGTGGACACTGAGACCCCACACTGTCCCTTCCCCAGATGGGCTCCTGGCATGCTGACGGGCATTCTTCTGCCTCTGGCAGGAGAACTGGGATTCCCCTTCAGGAACAGACAGAACAAGAGGTCCTGACAGGAGACACGTGGTCCACAGCAAAGCCACTGGCACATGCCTTTCTCAATTACAGACAGCTGgccagaaataaaagacatctaaGAAAGGTCTCTAACAGCAGAATCGGAGACCAATCAAAGAAAGAGCATAAAAGAACTCGGAAGGAGTGTTCCCAGGTGGTacagactccaagctcccaatgcagggggcccgggttcaatccctggtcagggaaccagatcccacatgcatgctgcaactacgaattcacatgccacaactaagaatttgcatgccacaactaaggagctggtgagccacaactaagacccagcacaagcaaataaatacatacatacatacatacacacatacataagtTCTGGTAGAGAGTTTGGGATTCATTGGCAATATGTATGTAACTTACAACATTTGAGCAAACACAGAGAACACGTGGAGcaattattttcttcagaaaagacaagaaaatgtaTATTGATTGAACCAAAAAGGTTCATTTCACTAATGAGGAAGGCAAGGGGAAGTATgtacacgtgtgtgcatgtgcatgtgggGGCTGCCCACTGCAGCTTTATTTATTAAGCTTGAAACAGGAAttagcccaaatgtccatcaaccgaaGTGGTTAAATAAGTTCAAGGACATGTCACAAAAGAATGCTCATAGTATGGTTTCAGAAACAAAGCCTCACCATCCATGCAGACATGGAAGCTGCCCATAGTACGTTTTCAGTGTAAGGCAGATACAATTATTTACACAACAAAACCACTTATGTCAataggtgtatgtgtgtgtacttaaatgagtaaaaaattctgggaagaccccacaaaCAGACAGTGTCATCTCTGGGGACACACAGGACAGTTGGGGTTCACTGGGGGCTTCCTTCATATATTCCTATGTTGGGTTTCCACATGTTCTGAGCATGAtttatttcaaaagttaaaaacaacagGCATTTCTGTTTTCAAGGCAGGGGGAAAATGAGTTAGAGGGAGGCACGTGGGAGCAGGTGGCCCTTACCTGCCCAGGATGAAGGCGATGTAGATAAGGGAGGAGAAGTGGGCAAAGAATTGCAGGATGAAGAACCTGAGGGTGAACGTCCTCTCTCGCTCTGAGAAGGTCCTGGGCTTCTCTGGAATGAGATGTGGGGCGTCCCTCCCCCATTCTTCACCCTGATGACAGCCCACGCCCAGCCTGTCCCTATCCTGACAGCTCAGGGACACCTGCGACCCTCACCTGTCTCCCACGCATGAGGCCCTGCCTTCTCACAGgctcccttctcccaccccagggctccAAGACCTCCACCCTGAATCCTCCCCCCAGAAGCCAGAGAGGGGCTGAGGGGGTCCTCCTCTCACCAAAGTCACAAAGCTTCAGGGCCACACATTTGTTGATCTGCAGGAGGGGAGATGGAGGGCTCACCTTGGACCTCAGCAgagtcccaccccacccccattgccCCCTGCCCTGACCCCTACCTTGGTCATGATGAGGATGCTCACATAGTGAACCAGGGCCCCGGTCACCACCACGGCCGTGGTCACCCGCTCCCCCAGGAAGGGCAAGGCCGAGCTGAAGAGGGCAGAGGCCACGACGCGGGAGACCACCAGGAGGTGGGCCATGCCAATCATGAAGCAGATCTGGGCGGGGAGCAGGACGGGCGGGGCTCAGGGGGCTGCCCCATCTGtgctccagccccagcctgggaGCCCCAGGAGTACCATCAGCAGAGACAGGAGGAAGACCACGGCGCTCCGGAGGTAGGAGTGCTGGTGCAGCCGCAGCTGGTAGTCGGGGCTGTCGGTGAGCCCCAGGGCCATGTCCTCCTGTGGACGGCACCGCGCATGCCTCAGACGCAGGACCCTCACACGCGGGGACCCCTCACACACGGGGATGCACCTCACACGCGGGGACCCCTCACACGgggacccctcccccacagctgACTCGTGTGGGCCACCTGGGCTCTGGGTCGGGTCACCCGGCTCAGCCTCACCTCGTCCTCATCCCACCCGTACAGGTCCCACTGCAGGACCACGCAGGCGCGCTCCCGCTTCCACAACTCCAGGAACACGGTGGCTGCACGGGGGGAAAGCAGAGGCCACACGGTGGGTCCCCGCCACGCGCGGAGCTCTGGTCGCCCCCACGGTGCCACGTGACTCACCCCACAGCGCCATGAAGATGGCGAACAGCACGGTGCCCTCGTTGTCAAAGAGGTGGGTGAGCTGCGGAGAGCAGCGCGTGGGGCTGGGGCGGCCTCCGCATCCTCGGGAGGACCCCCTGGGCCCCGCCTCCCCGCGGGGGGGGGGGCCTCGGTGCCCCCAGGCTCAAACCTTAGCAAAGGCGCAGGTTTCTGAAAGCCGGTGGTACGTGGGGTTGTGGTCGCTGCGGGGGCATATGTAGATGTCGTGGGCCGCGCAGATCTCCCTGCTGGGGGTGCAGGCACCAGGTTGGTGGCTACGCTTCCCTCGTGGGACCCCGCCCCAGCCGCCCCTTCCTGACTCCGCCCCACTCAGTCCCGCCCATTCACGACCCCGCCCAATCCCGCCCCTTTTGTGACCCCACCCCTGCACCGCCCCTTCCCTGACTCCgccccttccctgacccccacaATCCAGTCCCGCCGCTTCCCTGACTCCGCCCGTGTCCCGCCCCTTCACTGACCCCGCCCCTTCCCTGACCCCGCCCACCTGATCTGGCTGGCTTCGAAATGCGCAAACCCGCTGAGGAAGACAACGAGGCCCACCAGCGCGGCGGGCACCAGCATGTAGGTGTACCAGCCAAGCCAGGCGAAGTACAGGGCCACCTTCTCACCGAAGTAGTTCCTGCGGGCACAGCCGCCCCGTCAGGGCCACTCCCCCGGGGGTGACCATCCGGAGCCAAGGCCACGTGAGGGCGCGCCGCGCGAGGGCTCAGGGAGCGCGTCTCGGTGGCCCCTGCGGGGGCCCCGCCCGGCTGTCTGCTGGAGGCGCGGTTTCTCTGCGGGGGCGCAGGCCACAGTACCTGATGTCGCCCACGGGCTGCTCCTGGAACATGGTCCTCCACCGGGCCCATTTCTTCTTCAGGTCTTCCTCCCCCTGGGCACAGGCGACAGGCAGTGAGAGCGTCCTGCCTCAGCGCTGCCCTCCGGTCCTCCCCCGGCCCGCCCACCCCTCACCTTGTGCAGGGGGAACCCGGCCTCAAAGACCCCATCCTTCACCAAGTCCTGGAGCCTGTCTGGTGGCCACAGGAATTCTCGAATCAGAAGGGAGTGAGGGGTGAGGGAggaccctgccctgccctccccacgtGCCTGCCCTTCCTGGTGGGTGCTGCAGAGGCCGCCTGCCCACCCGGTCCTCACCACCGGCTGCCGTCTTGCTATTCAGGACAAAGTTGACAATTCGGATTCTGGAACACAAGAGCTGGCTCAGGATGGCCCTCTATCTGGCTGGGTCCCACGCCCCTCTTGGTCCTGGCAGAGCCCCCAAACCACCTGCCCTGACCACCTGACCAGAGCCCAGAATCCAGGACTCATCTGGGAGCTCACCTCCTTAAATCCTCTTAGGGTGGGCCTCCCTCAGGGTGGTCCCTCTCTTCCCAGGGCCCTGATGCTCAGCGCTACAACAGTGCCTCCCAGATCCCCCACCTCCAATCACACCTCCCACCTGGAGCCCCCACTCGTCCAGAGCACACCCTTTCTCTGCACAAATCCTCTTTACACCCCTGTGAGCCATTTGTCTATGGGgcgactgaggctcagagagggtgagtaacttggccaaggccacacagccagtaagtggcacaTGCCAGGCATCTGACTACAGAGTCCTGCTCCTCTGGAACATCCTCCCAGGGCACTCCCCACAGCCTGCTCCTCTCAGGCCCCATCAAGATGCCGCTACTCATGTGTCCTCCCAAGACCAGACAGTTCTCCTGTATTCACAGGGATCCCCCCAACTGCCTCACATCCAGATTCCAGGAGTGTTCTCTGCTAGTCTGCCTGACTGGGCCCCGGCTGAGTtcagagggctggggctggggccaggaaGGCGATGCAGGAGGGGTGTGGAGAGGGCAGGTGGGCCAGCTTGGAGGGCTGGAGGATCGGGGTGGGGAGAAGCAGATGCTTGTAGAGAGAGGAGGTGTTTCAtgcctgggaggcaggggatagATGTCCAGGGAGGGACACTAGGTCCGGAGGAAAGAAGTCGGGACCTGAATCCAGGGAGATGACCTCAGAGCCCAGGAGGGATGTCTGGGAGGGTCCTCTTGGCCTCTCCAAATTCTGCCCACCCCCAATTTACGGCTGGCTTCCATTCTGCATCCCAGGGACATAGTCACGTGTAAACTTTAAACACTCCAAGAGGTGAGAACTGTCATTGTCCCGTATTACAGACATGGAGACTGACTCACACACCCTTGCCGCCTGGGCCCTCTGCCCTGGGCCCACGCCTGGGAGCCTTGCTGCTTATCTGGGCCAGCATGCGGGTGGGAGGGTCCTCCTGGCCCCACTCTGGGCCCGCCTCTCACCTGGTGGTGGCTGGGATGGAAGTTAGCCTGGCCAGCTCCCCTCTGGGGGCAGTATCCTCGGGCTGCACAAGAAGTCTGCAGTACCGGTCAAAGATCCCGTTGTCAGCTCGGATCCCAAAGAACACCTTCTCCTGGTCCTCCctcacctgggggtgggggggggcgcagCATGGGACCCTCTACTCCACCTTGGGACCCTCCCCCTTCATCCAAGGCCAATGGCCTGTCCCCTCCAAGTCTGGCACAGGCCACAGGACACCTGCCCAGACTCCACCCCGggatccacccccacccccacccccgcccggctGTGACCCCTGCACCCAGGAGACGCCCTCAGCCCGCCCACCTTGTAGCAGAAGCCCTTCCTCTCAAGCTCTTCCAGGAACTGCTGCCGCCGCTGGACCTGCCTGGGGTTTCTCTGGGTGCAACGATCAGCCACAAGGACATAGTCCCACAGCTCAGAGGCCTCGGTCTAGAGGAAAGAGGTGTGGGGCCCAGGGCTGGCCAGGTGCAGGGCATGGGGGCATGGGTGGGACCaggccctggggcggggggactgTTGAGCAGAGACTCACCTCGCTAGCATTGATGTCCATCAGCGGGAGGCTGTCCCCTTCCGTCCCCACCAGGATCTCGAGTGTCTCTCCTCCCTGGGGGTGAAGAGCAGACGGAGGATGGGGCTCGATGCGGCTGACGAGCGCTTCCTGGGCTGGGTGCTCCGACACCAAGATGGTAGTTCTGGGTGGGGCTGAGTGTACACACAGAGACTACAGCACACGTGGCTGGCACACATACACAAAGCGCTCCCAGAATTCATAGGAAAGGACAGACAACCCAGtttaaaatgggccaaagatgCACACAGGCACTTTGCAGAAGAGGAGCACTCAGAAGGTGAACACGTAGAACTCGAACCCAGGAACCGTGCAGAACACGCAGGCCAGGTTACCAAGGAAGCACCCCTGCCACCCTTTGGTAGCAAATGTTTCACAGTCAGACAGCTTTAAAAGACCAGGTGTGGgagctccctggcagtccagtggtgaggatCCCGTGCTTTCCCTGCCAGGGCACAGGGTCcctacctggttggggaactgagatcccatgaGCCATGCAGCacagacaaaaaatataaaagccaggtgatgtataaaaatattgcatgtagtataatattgaaaatcacctgaaactaatataatgttttaaatcaactatacatcaaaaaagaaaagaaaaaaaaagccccgGTGACTCAGCAGAATCCGCATGTGTCGTCGTGGCGCACACACTGGTGCAGGAACTTGGGAGACAAAGCTGAACATCCCAGACACTCCCCGCTCCGCCCCACCTCCCTTGGAGACAGACAGGGGTACTCACAGTAGCATATTTCATATCAAAATCATGGAAATAACCCATGTTCCCATCGGTACGAAAATGGATGAAGACACTGTGCTGTGACTACACACAACAGGAACATGAGGGCCGCCACCGCTGCACATGGGGCGTTGGGGACCCATGTGACAAGGTACTGAGTTTCCTAAAAGTAAGTCCATTGGGAACCGTGCAGCACCAATGGCTGCACGCACGTCCGGGACACTGAAACCAGCGGACAGAACCTTAAGGAGGAAGCGGGTGGGGCAGAGCCTCTGAGTCTCCTGCCTCTTTGTTAGCAGATGCAGCAGCACTGAAGAGGCACACGTCCTTCTATGCTCCTCCCTCCaggggaaggggagcagaatCCTCCCTGTTGAGGGTGGGCTGGACTCAGTGACTAATGAAGAAACTATGAAAGGGATAAACTGTCACCCTACagaggagaaacctggcagagcACCAGACCCAGGTGAAGAAGGTCAAGGTCACGGTAATGTCATTAATATCAGAGACCCTCTGACAGGATGTGATGCAATAGTGTGTGGTCCCCACCCTAAAGCCCATGGTCCCATCTCAGCAGAAGATGTCAGAGGGACTTTCACCAGAGCCTGAACAAGCAGCTACAAGAATCAGGCAGCCAAGGacaaggagggacagagggagcaTCCCAGACAGGAGGGGCCGTGGAGATGTGGCGATGATGCCACGTCCTAGGGGGCCCTGCACAACCCAGGAACAGgagaggacacacacagaaaagccGATGACGTGAGTCAAGGCGGCCGTGTCAGGCTCTTCACTTTGACCAGCACCCCAGGTGATGGGGCACAGGGACCCTGCACCATCCTTGTGACTCTTTAGGAGAATGTACAGACCTTCAGAAACTGCACAAGTAGAAGGCAGGGGAGTGGAGGGTGCTGGGACTGGCATCCAGGTTGGGGGGTGCATCGTGGGGCCTCATTTATTCCCAGTAAGCAAACAGCAGGCTCTGAGGGCTGGTGATAAAGTGAGCCAGGGCCCCTTCCCCGGAAGAGCCACTGggctgaagggggtgggggatgcaggAGGTGGGGGACCAGTCACAGCAGGTCATGCAGAGGGAGCTCTGAGGCCCAGGTTGGGGGAAGACGCTGGCTTTGGAGCCAAGAGCCCAGTGGGTGCCAAGGCTGTGTGCCCTCGGGCGGGATCCCACCTCTCCCAGCCTTGGGGCACTTGATGCCATGCCGGAAGCATCCTGTAGCCCCAGCACAGGGCTGGCCAGGCTGTGTGCTCCGGGAGAGGGACCCCAGTCGGTGTCCCAGCTGGCAGCTCCCCAGGGAGACAGGGACCCTGCATCGTCCCTGGGATAATGGTGTGGGGAGCCCTCTGAGAGCTGTGTCCCTTGGAGCACCTGCCTTGCCCTGAATGGTTTGGATGCCACCCACCCCACCATGGCCCCCACTGCCAGCCCACCACCCACTACCACCCCAGGGTGGCCCAGCCCCTCTACCAGCTCACAAGCCTTCAGTCTCCCACTGCGTCACACCCGACCCCACTTCTCTCTGTCCTGCTCACCACCAGGCCTTTGCCTCTGCCGCTCCCTCCACctgctcccccttctcctccccaaccgtattcctgcctcctccagaaagcctcaCTGGATTGCTCCAGCCAGTCTACCCTTGAGGGTTGCCAGGTAAAATATAGGCCACCCAgtcacatttgaatttcagataaacaacagatactttttagtataagtatgtcccaattattgcatgggacatacttatactaaaaaaaaaaaaatgttgtttatgtgaaattcaaTTTACTAGGtacctgttttttattttgttttgctaaatCTGGAACTTGACTccaacaccccacccccatacaCACCAGGAACTACTGGGTCCAGGACCAGACCTGGGCCTgccccctttctctcccctctgtctCAATCACAGAAGCCAAGAAATGCATCCAGTCCAACCACAGAACAGCAGCCTCTAGGGCATGGGACGCCAAGGTCCTGGGGAGCCAAGGCTAGTGTAGACATCGTGTTCGCGCCTCGCCCTGGGCACTGAGATTCTGCCGCTGTCAGTGCCTCTTTAGGAAAATGTGCATACCAGGCCCACGGCCCCCAGTTTCCTGGAGAGCGGTCACCCCCCCTCTGGCAGCCTCGCCTCCTCCTGCTCCAGCGCTGGCCCTgggcctcccccccaccccacccctgctccccccaGGCCTCAGATCTGCACTTGTGTTTGGAGCCAGAGGAGAAAGCTGCTGTTCTCAGTTCTCAGATAGATTTGCTGAGGCGCCTCTGCACCAGGGAAGAGAGTAAAGTCTCAGGTGGAGGGGACCAGGGACATTTGTGTCACCAGCAGCCGGTTCTGTGACTCAC includes:
- the ANO9 gene encoding anoctamin-9 isoform X4, producing MDINASETEASELWDYVLVADRCTQRNPRQVQRRQQFLEELERKGFCYKVREDQEKVFFGIRADNGIFDRYCRLLVQPEDTAPRGELARLTSIPATTRIRIVNFVLNSKTAAGDRLQDLVKDGVFEAGFPLHKGEEDLKKKWARWRTMFQEQPVGDIRNYFGEKVALYFAWLGWYTYMLVPAALVGLVVFLSGFAHFEASQISREICAAHDIYICPRSDHNPTYHRLSETCAFAKLTHLFDNEGTVLFAIFMALWATVFLELWKRERACVVLQWDLYGWDEDEEDMALGLTDSPDYQLRLHQHSYLRSAVVFLLSLLMICFMIGMAHLLVVSRVVASALFSSALPFLGERVTTAVVVTGALVHYVSILIMTKINKCVALKLCDFEKPRTFSERERTFTLRFFILQFFAHFSSLIYIAFILGRINGHPGKSVRLAGLWKLEECHLSGCMMDLFVQMATIMGLKQTLSNCMEYLRPWLAHKCRSMRAMSQDPELRHWQHNYRLNPVNTFSLFDEFMEMMIQYGFTTIFVAAFPLAPLLALFSNLVEIRLDAIKMVRLQRRLVPRKAKDIGTWLQVLEIIGVLAVIANGMVIAFTSEFIPRVVYKYRYGPCRQGAHPAVDCLTGYVNHSLSVFYTKDFQDPVKIEGSENVTECRYRDYGTTQNSSFTEQSWFLLAIRLAFLILFEHVALCIKLIAAWFVPDVPQSVKNEVLKKKYQRLWLKSSSPKSTDV
- the ANO9 gene encoding anoctamin-9 isoform X5, translating into MLGGETLEILVGTEGDSLPLMDINASETEASELWDYVLVADRCTQRNPRQVQRRQQFLEELERKGFCYKVREDQEKVFFGIRADNGIFDRYCRLLVQPEDTAPRGELARLTSIPATTRIRIVNFVLNSKTAAGDRLQDLVKDGVFEAGFPLHKGEEDLKKKWARWRTMFQEQPVGDIRNYFGEKVALYFAWLGWYTYMLVPAALVGLVVFLSGFAHFEASQISREICAAHDIYICPRSDHNPTYHRLSETCAFAKLTHLFDNEGTVLFAIFMALWGGHGPGAHRQPRLPAAAAPALLPPERRGLPPVSADDLLHDWHGPPPGGLPRRGLCPLQLGLALPGGAGDHGRGGDRGPGSLCEHPHHDQEKPRTFSERERTFTLRFFILQFFAHFSSLIYIAFILGRINGHPGKSVRLAGLWKLEECHLSGCMMDLFVQMATIMGLKQTLSNCMEYLRPWLAHKCRSMRAMSQDPELRHWQHNYRLNPVNTFSLFDEFMEMMIQYGFTTIFVAAFPLAPLLALFSNLVEIRLDAIKMVRLQRRLVPRKAKDIGTWLQVLEIIGVLAVIANGMVIAFTSEFIPRVVYKYRYGPCRQGAHPAVDCLTGYVNHSLSVFYTKDFQDPVKIEGSENVTECRYRDYGTTQNSSFTEQSWFLLAIRLAFLILFEHVALCIKLIAAWFVPDVPQSVKNEVLKKKYQRLWLKSSSPKSTDV
- the ANO9 gene encoding anoctamin-9 isoform X14 codes for the protein MFQEQPVGDIRNYFGEKVALYFAWLGWYTYMLVPAALVGLVVFLSGFAHFEASQISREICAAHDIYICPRSDHNPTYHRLSETCAFAKLTHLFDNEGTVLFAIFMALWATVFLELWKRERACVVLQWDLYGWDEDEEDMALGLTDSPDYQLRLHQHSYLRSAVVFLLSLLMICFMIGMAHLLVVSRVVASALFSSALPFLGERVTTAVVVTGALVHYVSILIMTKINKCVALKLCDFEKPRTFSERERTFTLRFFILQFFAHFSSLIYIAFILGRINGHPGKSVRLAGLWKLEECHLSGCMMDLFVQMATIMGLKQTLSNCMEYLRPWLAHKCRSMRAMSQDPELRHWQHNYRLNPVNTFSLFDEFMEMMIQYGFTTIFVAAFPLAPLLALFSNLVEIRLDAIKMVRLQRRLVPRKAKDIGTWLQVLEIIGVLAVIANGMVIAFTSEFIPRVVYKYRYGPCRQGAHPAVDCLTGYVNHSLSVFYTKDFQDPVKIEGSENVTECRYRDYGTTQNSSFTEQSWFLLAIRLAFLILFEHVALCIKLIAAWFVPDVPQSVKNEVLKKKYQRLWLKSSSPKSTDV